The genomic window CCACCGAACCGGAGGACGTCTACGCACTCGAAGACGGCAAGAAAGAGTTGCAGGAGAAGTATAATTACAGCCTCGCCGCGGGTTGTGTGCCGGCGCTGATCCAGCTGCCGGTGTTCCTCGGCCTGTACCGCATGCTGTTGTGGATGGCCCGGCCGGATTCGCGCGCGGACGCCGAGGCTCCCATCGGGGTGCTGTCCCGCGCCGACATCGAGTCTTTCCTCCAGGCGGAGATCGGCGGCCAGCCGGTGCAGGCGTACCTGGCCATGTCCGATGAGCGGCTGCTGGAGTTGGGCACCACCACGACAGAGGTGCGCTCCTTCGTCGTGCCGTTCCTGCTGGCCGCGATTGTGTTCACCACGCTGAACCTCATTCTCGGTCTGCTGTGGAGCTGGCGGACGCTCGACTGGTCGTCCGGCACGGCCCGAGGCACATTCAAGTTTCTCGTGGCGGTCTCCGCGATCGTGCCGGTGCTGCTGCTGTTGCTGGGGTTGTTCGGCCCGATTCCGGTCGCGCTGATCTTCTACTGGTTCTGCAACGGGCTCTGGACGCTGGGACAGACGGCCGTCATCAACACGGCGGTGGCCCGCAAGTGGCCCCAGCTGGAGGAACACCGCGAACTGCGGGAGAGCAACCGCGCGGCCTTCTACGCCGCCCGGGCCGAGGAGAAGGACGAGGAGAAGTGGGTGAAGCAGCGCCGCCGCGAGGCCCGGCGCGCCGCCCCGGAGGAGGCCGCGGCCATCCGCGCAGAGATCGACGAGTTCCTGCAACGGAAAAAGGACGCCGCGGCGGAGGAGAAGAAGGCCCGCCGGGAGCGCACGCGTGCCCAGACGAAGGCCCGTAATGACCGGCGCCGGCAGCGCAACGAAGAAAAGAAAAAGGCCCGTCGGCCGGAGGGGGCTGACGGGCAGGACGCCGGTGACGGAGACGATAAGGGTCAGATCGAGTAATCGGCGGGCGGCTCGGCGAGCATCTGCCGCGCCAGGTCGCGACCTGTCTTCAACGGCCCGACCTCGCGCAGCAGGCGGGCGCCGGCTTGTCCACCGTCGAGGAAGATCAGCAGCTGATCGGATTGGGTGCCGGAGGGGTATCCGTTCTTTTCGCTGAGCAGTGCCGTCATGGTGGTGTGCATCCACTTGCGGTGTTCCAGGCAGGCGGCGACGATGGCGCGTTCGCCGTCCGTGTCCGGCTTCGGGTATTCGTTCGCGGCGTTGAGGAAGTGGGAGCCGCGGAAGTTCTGTTCCGGTTCCTTGTCGATCGCCATGTCGAAGAAGGCCAGCACCTTGCCGTCGACGTCGGCCATGTCCGTGGTGCGCTCGGCCCATTCGGCCCGGTACTCTTCGTCCAGTTCCTGGATGTAGGCGGCGACCAAGGCGTCTTTGGATCCGAACAGGGAGTACAGGGAGGCCTTGGCCACGTCCGCTTCCCGCAGGATGCGGTCGATGCCGATGACCCGGATTCCTTCGGTGGTGAATAGGTTGGTGGCGGACGCCAAGAGCCGCTGCCGGGGGCTCGGCCGGTTTCGGCGGCGGCTCGTCGTCTTCTTCTTGGCTGTGCCTGAGGCCATCTCGGATCTTTCCTCTCCGCTCGGGGCCCTCCCTCGGCGCTGGCGGTCGCCGCGGGGAGGGAAAGTCTCAACTCC from Corynebacterium maris DSM 45190 includes these protein-coding regions:
- a CDS encoding TetR/AcrR family transcriptional regulator yields the protein MASGTAKKKTTSRRRNRPSPRQRLLASATNLFTTEGIRVIGIDRILREADVAKASLYSLFGSKDALVAAYIQELDEEYRAEWAERTTDMADVDGKVLAFFDMAIDKEPEQNFRGSHFLNAANEYPKPDTDGERAIVAACLEHRKWMHTTMTALLSEKNGYPSGTQSDQLLIFLDGGQAGARLLREVGPLKTGRDLARQMLAEPPADYSI
- the yidC gene encoding membrane protein insertase YidC — protein: MLEIFVYPVSAVMKLWHLLLHDVFGMDESTAWVVSIVGLVITVRALIAPFTWIMKRSGRASVLMRPELAKLQERYGDSTEPEDVYALEDGKKELQEKYNYSLAAGCVPALIQLPVFLGLYRMLLWMARPDSRADAEAPIGVLSRADIESFLQAEIGGQPVQAYLAMSDERLLELGTTTTEVRSFVVPFLLAAIVFTTLNLILGLLWSWRTLDWSSGTARGTFKFLVAVSAIVPVLLLLLGLFGPIPVALIFYWFCNGLWTLGQTAVINTAVARKWPQLEEHRELRESNRAAFYAARAEEKDEEKWVKQRRREARRAAPEEAAAIRAEIDEFLQRKKDAAAEEKKARRERTRAQTKARNDRRRQRNEEKKKARRPEGADGQDAGDGDDKGQIE